The Gammaproteobacteria bacterium genome has a segment encoding these proteins:
- a CDS encoding ABC transporter ATP-binding protein, translated as MNTAQAIAGQGPQASNFQIMRRLMRYMSPFNGIMLVSLVTRVIKIVSQAALLGIAAASVGIYVESAEPGVVNWDVIWAQVRWIALVGTLVGFASYLENYTGHYVAFRILAEFRDKFYYAMLPLAPARTGKLQSGDAVSRVMSDCERVEPFYAHTLAPAVAGISVPMIILAWCWTVHPSLVWVLAPFYAACVFVLPWLVARLGGDGVRYREQLGLVNAFVADSIQGVRDTVAFGYEKERARELWQRGVSMQSGQDKLYGADATQRALSEIFATVGILAAAWWGIELALAGKIDALVDLPAVIAVSIVGFYTSQGPANNYTDFRVSLIAARRLFGMMDQPPAVQDTAGEPVAAKLDPSLHFSNVNFEYDADDETWSRNKKVFDGFTLDIPAGRHVALVGPSGTGKSTIVNLLLRHWDPQTGEIRVGPRRLSEFQLAELQKQFAVVSQRSFIFNETIGENIRMGRRDASQADLEEAARKAGLHDWIMSLPEGYESPAGERGSKLSGGQRQRVAIARAILKNAPIVLLDEATSSLDVETELGVMQALRRLCQGRTTLTIAHRLSTIVDSDEILVMLEGRIAERGTHEELMRRGGWYARMFEIQQDEVDAKLVS; from the coding sequence ATGAATACTGCACAAGCGATCGCCGGGCAGGGGCCGCAGGCGAGCAACTTCCAGATCATGCGCCGCCTGATGCGCTACATGTCGCCGTTCAACGGCATCATGCTCGTGTCGCTCGTGACGCGCGTGATCAAGATCGTCAGCCAGGCGGCGCTGCTCGGCATTGCCGCGGCGAGTGTCGGGATCTATGTCGAGTCCGCCGAGCCTGGGGTGGTCAACTGGGACGTGATCTGGGCCCAGGTGCGCTGGATCGCGCTGGTGGGCACCCTGGTCGGGTTTGCCTCCTACCTCGAGAACTACACCGGGCACTACGTGGCGTTTCGCATCCTCGCGGAGTTCCGTGACAAGTTCTACTACGCCATGCTGCCGCTCGCGCCAGCGCGCACTGGCAAGCTGCAGTCGGGTGATGCGGTGAGTCGCGTGATGAGCGATTGCGAGCGCGTCGAGCCGTTCTACGCCCACACGCTCGCCCCGGCGGTGGCCGGCATCAGTGTGCCGATGATCATCCTGGCCTGGTGCTGGACCGTGCACCCCTCGCTGGTGTGGGTGCTGGCGCCGTTCTACGCCGCGTGCGTCTTCGTGCTGCCCTGGCTGGTGGCCCGCCTCGGTGGCGATGGCGTGCGGTACCGCGAGCAGCTCGGGCTGGTCAATGCGTTCGTCGCCGACAGCATCCAGGGCGTGCGCGACACCGTGGCTTTCGGTTACGAGAAAGAGCGCGCGCGCGAACTCTGGCAGCGGGGCGTCTCGATGCAGTCCGGGCAGGACAAACTCTATGGCGCCGATGCCACGCAGCGTGCGCTCTCGGAGATCTTCGCGACCGTGGGCATTCTCGCGGCGGCGTGGTGGGGTATCGAGCTGGCGCTGGCCGGCAAGATCGACGCATTGGTGGACCTCCCCGCCGTCATTGCCGTTTCCATCGTCGGCTTCTACACGTCGCAGGGGCCAGCGAATAACTACACCGATTTCCGTGTGTCGCTGATTGCGGCGCGCCGCCTCTTCGGGATGATGGACCAGCCGCCCGCGGTCCAGGATACGGCCGGTGAGCCGGTGGCCGCGAAGCTCGATCCGTCGCTGCACTTTAGCAACGTGAACTTCGAGTACGACGCGGACGACGAGACATGGAGCCGCAACAAGAAAGTCTTCGACGGCTTCACGCTCGACATCCCCGCCGGGCGCCATGTCGCGCTGGTGGGTCCTTCGGGCACCGGCAAGTCCACCATCGTCAACCTGCTGTTGCGCCATTGGGACCCGCAGACGGGCGAGATCCGGGTTGGCCCGCGCCGGTTGTCGGAGTTCCAGCTGGCAGAGCTGCAGAAGCAGTTTGCCGTGGTATCGCAGCGCAGTTTCATCTTCAACGAAACCATTGGCGAGAACATCCGCATGGGGCGGCGCGATGCCAGCCAGGCAGATCTGGAGGAGGCGGCACGCAAGGCCGGGCTGCACGACTGGATCATGAGTCTGCCGGAGGGCTATGAGTCACCGGCGGGAGAACGCGGCTCGAAACTCTCCGGCGGTCAGCGCCAGCGAGTGGCCATCGCCCGCGCAATTCTCAAGAATGCGCCGATCGTGTTGCTCGACGAGGCGACCTCGAGCCTCGACGTCGAAACCGAGCTCGGCGTCATGCAGGCATTGCGGCGCCTGTGCCAGGGTCGCACGACGCTCACCATCGCCCATCGGCTCTCGACCATCGTGGACAGCGACGAGATCCTGGTGATGCTGGAAGGCCGGATCGCGGAACGCGGCACGCACGAGGAGCTCATGCGCCGGGGCGGCTGGTATGCGCGCATGTTCGAGATCCAGCAGGACGAGGTGGACGCCAAGCTGGTGTCGTGA
- a CDS encoding thioredoxin family protein, with protein sequence MAQTASTMAALGSAAPDFSLPGTEGRIVQRDDFAASPALLVAFWCNHCPFVKHVEDAFVRFAREYQPQGLAIVAISANDPVAYPEDSPAKMRETAQRCGYGFPYLFDESQAVARAYQAACTPDFFLYDAGRRLAYRGQFDGSRPGNTVPVTGADLRAAVAAVLAGRPAPSGQKPSLGCNIKWRL encoded by the coding sequence GTGGCACAAACCGCATCGACCATGGCGGCGCTCGGATCCGCCGCACCCGATTTCTCACTGCCGGGCACCGAGGGGCGCATCGTGCAGCGGGACGATTTCGCCGCGTCGCCGGCGCTGCTGGTGGCGTTCTGGTGCAACCATTGCCCGTTCGTGAAGCACGTAGAGGACGCCTTCGTGCGTTTCGCGCGGGAGTATCAGCCGCAGGGACTCGCGATCGTCGCGATCAGTGCCAACGACCCGGTGGCCTATCCGGAGGACTCACCGGCGAAGATGCGCGAGACCGCACAGCGCTGCGGCTACGGCTTCCCGTACCTCTTCGACGAGAGCCAGGCGGTGGCGCGTGCGTACCAGGCCGCCTGCACGCCCGATTTTTTCCTGTACGACGCCGGGCGCCGACTCGCCTATCGCGGGCAGTTCGACGGCAGCCGGCCCGGCAACACGGTGCCGGTGACGGGTGCCGACCTGCGCGCGGCAGTCGCTGCAGTTCTTGCCGGCCGCCCTGCACCGTCCGGGCAGAAGCCGAGCCTCGGCTGCAATATCAAGTGGCGGCTGTAG
- a CDS encoding cation-translocating P-type ATPase, whose product MSQAISATPAAVNPLRVKIAGMDCGSCAMTIENSMRQLPGVDAVTVSFTTESMELTGSPTLASIEQRLKELGYRIASDAPQPASSPAEAHGAAGFLRFLWKQRQLRVALVIAIAVLAGIPLLAGAPEIAGVAPLDLLFSVAVIVAGTPVFLKGMRALIFARRVTIDLLMAVASAGALGIGEFGEAATVILLFTLGEALEAYSAERARGSLRSLISLQPQEATVLREHRGGHGEHADHAHDEQAGCDHEGHDHGTHAHAAHDHDDHDDHDCAGHGHTSHGHAHHDHDDHAGHGHEHGPAHKHGHAPASIATHEAHAGCGHDHGDHAGHGHDHAEHAHEHHRDHDHAAHDHGHHEHHDDHGHEHNGHDGRGGCGHDHAQHEHGHESRLAPLLQDQPTPEHRDAGAAQAATDALREHEDVHIHQVILPVAEVAVGDTVLVRPGQRIPVDGEITRGQSSVNQAAVTGESVPVPRDVGDEVMAGTVNGEGAIEVRVTRPAGDATIARIARLVEQAQSQRSPAERFIDRFARYYTPAVVLLAALVVAVPVLAFGQPLLQTADGTFGWLYRGLALLIIACPCALVISIPVTVVSGLTRLANLGVLVKGGAQLDRLADVRAVAFDKTGTLTHGRPQVTAMAGRDCAHEEAAADDCASCEDLVALAASVERASEHPVAHAIIAEATQRQVQHRYQTSGAVTAHAGRGISGELGNGMTIAVGSDALVGAAGNGFGHLSCQAENARTAGNTVMYVARNDDVIGFIGVQDEIREASRLALQELRDSDQPVAAVMLTGDNPQAAARVAERVGYIDDVRAGLLPEQKLQAIEALRERYGVVAMVGDGINDAPALARADVGIAMGAGTAQAMETADVVLMQDDISHVPMALRLARKSRTLVKQNIALSLGLKLAFLALAIPGIATLWMAVLADVGATMLVTLNGMRVLRER is encoded by the coding sequence ATGAGCCAGGCTATTTCCGCCACCCCTGCCGCCGTGAACCCGCTGCGCGTGAAGATCGCGGGCATGGACTGCGGCAGCTGTGCGATGACGATCGAGAACAGCATGCGGCAACTGCCGGGTGTCGACGCAGTGACCGTAAGTTTCACCACGGAGTCCATGGAGCTCACCGGCAGCCCCACGCTCGCGAGCATCGAGCAGCGGTTGAAGGAGCTCGGCTACCGCATCGCCTCCGACGCGCCGCAGCCGGCGTCCAGCCCGGCCGAGGCGCACGGTGCCGCCGGGTTCTTGCGTTTTCTCTGGAAGCAGCGGCAGCTGCGCGTGGCACTCGTCATTGCCATCGCCGTGCTCGCGGGCATCCCGCTGCTCGCCGGCGCACCGGAAATCGCCGGTGTGGCCCCGCTCGACCTGCTCTTCAGCGTCGCGGTGATCGTGGCCGGCACACCGGTGTTCCTGAAAGGAATGCGGGCGCTGATCTTCGCCCGCCGCGTGACGATCGACCTGCTGATGGCGGTCGCCTCTGCCGGCGCGCTCGGCATCGGGGAGTTCGGCGAAGCAGCGACGGTGATCCTGCTCTTCACGCTCGGCGAGGCGCTCGAAGCCTACAGCGCGGAGCGTGCCCGCGGCTCGCTGCGCAGCCTCATCTCGCTGCAACCGCAGGAAGCCACCGTGCTGCGCGAGCACCGCGGCGGTCACGGCGAGCACGCCGATCATGCCCACGACGAACAGGCTGGTTGCGACCACGAAGGTCACGACCACGGCACCCACGCACATGCCGCCCACGATCACGACGATCACGACGATCACGACTGCGCCGGGCATGGCCATACCTCGCATGGCCATGCTCACCACGACCATGACGATCACGCCGGGCACGGCCATGAACATGGTCCTGCACACAAGCACGGCCATGCCCCGGCCTCCATCGCCACCCACGAGGCACACGCCGGTTGCGGGCACGATCACGGCGATCACGCCGGGCACGGCCACGATCATGCCGAGCACGCTCATGAGCATCATCGGGATCACGACCATGCGGCGCATGATCACGGACACCATGAGCATCACGACGATCATGGTCATGAGCATAACGGTCACGACGGGCGCGGCGGCTGCGGACACGATCACGCGCAGCACGAACACGGGCATGAGTCGCGGCTTGCGCCGCTCCTACAGGACCAGCCCACGCCTGAACACAGGGATGCAGGAGCGGCGCAAGCCGCGACTGATGCACTCCGGGAGCACGAGGACGTGCACATTCACCAGGTGATCCTGCCGGTGGCCGAGGTCGCGGTCGGCGACACGGTGCTGGTACGCCCGGGCCAGCGCATTCCGGTCGATGGCGAGATCACGCGCGGCCAGTCGTCGGTCAACCAGGCAGCCGTAACCGGGGAAAGCGTACCGGTGCCGCGCGATGTCGGTGATGAAGTCATGGCCGGCACCGTCAACGGCGAAGGCGCGATCGAGGTCCGCGTCACCCGGCCGGCGGGGGATGCCACCATCGCGCGTATCGCGCGACTGGTCGAACAGGCTCAGTCCCAGCGCAGCCCTGCCGAGCGTTTCATCGACCGCTTCGCGCGTTACTACACCCCTGCGGTGGTGCTGCTCGCCGCGCTGGTGGTGGCGGTGCCGGTGCTCGCCTTCGGCCAACCGCTGCTCCAGACCGCCGACGGTACGTTCGGCTGGCTGTACCGCGGCCTTGCACTGCTCATCATTGCCTGCCCCTGCGCGCTGGTAATCAGCATCCCGGTGACCGTGGTGAGCGGGCTCACGCGGCTCGCGAATCTCGGTGTGCTGGTGAAAGGCGGCGCGCAGCTCGACCGTCTTGCCGACGTGCGGGCGGTGGCGTTCGACAAGACCGGCACCCTGACGCACGGACGCCCCCAGGTGACGGCCATGGCCGGTCGCGACTGCGCGCACGAAGAAGCCGCCGCCGACGACTGCGCGAGTTGCGAAGACCTGGTGGCACTCGCCGCTTCCGTCGAGCGCGCCTCCGAGCACCCGGTGGCCCACGCGATCATCGCGGAAGCCACGCAGCGGCAGGTCCAGCACCGCTACCAGACCAGCGGTGCGGTCACGGCGCACGCCGGCCGCGGCATCTCCGGCGAGCTCGGCAACGGCATGACGATCGCGGTCGGCAGCGACGCGCTGGTCGGCGCGGCCGGCAATGGCTTCGGGCACCTCTCCTGCCAGGCCGAGAATGCGCGTACCGCCGGCAACACCGTGATGTACGTTGCCCGCAACGACGACGTCATCGGCTTCATCGGCGTGCAGGACGAGATCCGCGAGGCCAGCCGCCTCGCATTGCAGGAGTTGCGCGACAGCGACCAGCCGGTCGCTGCCGTCATGCTGACCGGCGACAACCCGCAGGCGGCCGCACGCGTTGCCGAGCGCGTTGGCTACATCGACGATGTGCGCGCCGGGCTGCTGCCCGAGCAGAAGCTGCAGGCGATCGAGGCACTGCGCGAGCGCTACGGCGTCGTTGCGATGGTGGGAGACGGCATCAACGACGCGCCGGCGCTCGCCCGCGCCGACGTCGGCATCGCCATGGGGGCCGGCACTGCACAGGCGATGGAGACCGCCGACGTGGTGCTGATGCAGGACGATATCTCCCACGTGCCCATGGCATTGCGCCTGGCGCGCAAGTCGCGGACCCTGGTCAAGCAGAACATCGCGTTGAGCCTGGGGCTGAAACTCGCCTTCCTCGCGCTCGCCATTCCGGGCATCGCAACGCTGTGGATGGCGGTGCTCGCCGACGTGGGCGCCACCATGCTGGTGACGCTGAACGGCATGCGGGTGCTGCGCGAGCGGTAA
- a CDS encoding energy-coupling factor ABC transporter permease: MELTAATLAPGWLGLGAVLAGTVLIAAARTAPWSRLRSAEMQHAFAAGCVAVMLLWTIRTGLEIAPGYHFFGVTTLTLMFGWQLACLASVPVLIAACLLGHGDWAALGANALVLFVLPAAVTWALLQAVRRWLPRNFFVYIYLNAYLGAACAMAAGSLAMAAILAAAGTLGDGVPWGDYLLFLPLLSLAEGFINGIVLTVLVAIRPHWVWTFDEARYFA; the protein is encoded by the coding sequence ATGGAACTCACTGCTGCAACTCTCGCGCCCGGCTGGCTCGGCCTCGGCGCCGTGCTCGCTGGCACGGTACTCATCGCTGCTGCGCGCACGGCACCGTGGTCGCGATTGCGCAGTGCCGAGATGCAGCATGCATTTGCGGCGGGCTGCGTGGCCGTCATGCTGCTGTGGACGATCCGCACAGGTCTCGAGATCGCGCCGGGTTATCACTTCTTCGGCGTCACGACGCTCACGCTGATGTTCGGCTGGCAACTCGCCTGCCTCGCCTCCGTGCCCGTGCTCATTGCCGCGTGCCTGCTCGGGCACGGCGACTGGGCCGCGCTCGGGGCCAATGCGCTGGTCCTGTTCGTGCTGCCGGCCGCGGTGACCTGGGCGCTGCTCCAGGCCGTCCGGCGCTGGCTGCCGCGCAATTTTTTCGTCTACATCTATCTCAACGCTTATCTTGGCGCCGCCTGCGCCATGGCGGCGGGCAGTCTCGCGATGGCGGCCATCCTCGCTGCGGCGGGTACGCTTGGTGACGGCGTGCCGTGGGGTGATTACCTGCTGTTCCTGCCGCTGCTGTCGCTGGCGGAAGGGTTCATCAACGGCATCGTGCTGACGGTGCTGGTCGCCATCCGGCCACACTGGGTGTGGACTTTCGACGAAGCGCGCTATTTCGCCTGA
- the msrB gene encoding peptide-methionine (R)-S-oxide reductase MsrB has product MSDGEHRNPSLGKTAAEWRELLEPGRYDVLFGEGTEPPWSSPLNAMKEDGTFICAACHLPLFESGGKFDSGTGWPSFFRPIDPARIATRRDFRLLVPRTEYHCARCDGHQGHVFDDGPAPTGKRYCNNGLALRFVPRGEPLPPLRE; this is encoded by the coding sequence ATGAGCGACGGCGAACACCGCAATCCGTCCCTCGGCAAGACCGCAGCGGAATGGCGCGAGCTACTGGAACCGGGGCGCTACGACGTGTTGTTCGGGGAAGGCACCGAACCGCCCTGGTCCAGCCCGCTGAACGCGATGAAGGAGGACGGCACGTTCATCTGCGCCGCCTGCCACCTGCCGCTCTTCGAATCCGGTGGCAAATTCGACAGCGGCACGGGCTGGCCAAGCTTCTTCCGGCCCATCGACCCCGCGCGCATCGCCACCCGGCGCGATTTCCGCCTGCTCGTGCCGCGCACCGAATACCACTGCGCGCGCTGCGACGGCCACCAGGGCCATGTGTTCGACGACGGGCCCGCGCCGACGGGCAAGCGCTACTGCAACAACGGGCTGGCGCTGCGGTTCGTGCCGCGCGGCGAGCCGTTGCCGCCGCTGCGCGAGTGA
- a CDS encoding DsbA family oxidoreductase → MTRPIAIQIVSDIVCPWCYIGKRRLEKALAERPGIAVEVSWFPYQLTPDMPREGKDRREHYASIFGAERAGQITARMKQTGLADGIAFDTPPGARSPNTLSAHVLLYWASRSAGVDQNALMEKLFAAHHERGEDVGNPYVLAGIASEVGMNAAEVLKALQDGTDEDTVRSLIEQARQAGVSGVPFFIIDGRHGLSGAQPPEEFIRLLDELAAGDAHRQPLTTGGPAA, encoded by the coding sequence ATGACCAGGCCGATTGCCATCCAGATCGTCTCGGACATCGTCTGTCCCTGGTGCTACATCGGCAAGCGCCGCCTGGAGAAAGCGCTCGCAGAGCGCCCCGGCATCGCCGTGGAGGTGAGCTGGTTTCCCTACCAGCTGACCCCCGACATGCCGCGCGAGGGCAAAGACCGGCGCGAACACTACGCGAGCATCTTCGGCGCAGAACGCGCCGGGCAGATCACGGCGCGCATGAAGCAGACCGGCCTCGCGGACGGCATCGCCTTCGATACCCCGCCCGGTGCGCGCTCGCCGAACACGCTCTCCGCGCACGTGCTGCTCTACTGGGCTTCGCGCTCGGCCGGCGTCGATCAGAACGCGCTGATGGAAAAGCTGTTCGCGGCGCACCACGAGCGCGGCGAGGACGTCGGCAACCCCTACGTGCTGGCCGGCATCGCGAGCGAAGTCGGCATGAATGCGGCCGAGGTACTCAAGGCCCTGCAGGATGGCACGGACGAGGACACCGTGCGGTCGCTCATCGAACAGGCACGACAGGCCGGCGTCTCCGGCGTGCCGTTTTTCATCATCGACGGCCGGCACGGGTTGTCCGGCGCCCAGCCGCCCGAGGAATTCATCCGTCTGCTCGACGAACTCGCGGCCGGTGACGCGCACCGGCAGCCATTGACTACGGGCGGGCCGGCGGCATGA
- a CDS encoding rhomboid family intramembrane serine protease → MFPIRDDNPHFLTPYVTYAIVGLNVAAWVLLQGLGTEPALSRSVCTLGLVPGELLQSVAAGTRVQIGPETYCVVTDSASWLSVVTHMFLHGGWMHIIGNMWFMWIFGNNVEDSMGHARFAVFYLLCGLAAAGIQVVSNPASAIPMVGASGAIGGVMGAYVLLYPRVSVHMLLILGFYVTTVAIPAIWMLGYWFLVQVIGGLGSLGSGRGGVAFWAHIGGFVAGALLALVFRNPVLLARHPYHGWQQRAGTAYRRVR, encoded by the coding sequence ATGTTCCCGATCCGCGACGACAACCCGCACTTCCTCACGCCCTACGTCACTTACGCCATCGTCGGCCTGAACGTCGCGGCCTGGGTGCTGCTGCAGGGACTCGGCACGGAGCCGGCGCTGTCACGCTCCGTGTGCACCCTCGGGCTCGTGCCCGGTGAGTTGCTGCAGTCGGTCGCAGCCGGCACCCGGGTGCAGATCGGGCCCGAAACCTACTGCGTCGTGACCGACTCGGCGAGCTGGCTGTCCGTCGTTACGCACATGTTCCTGCACGGCGGCTGGATGCACATCATCGGCAACATGTGGTTCATGTGGATCTTCGGCAACAACGTCGAGGACTCGATGGGCCACGCACGCTTTGCGGTGTTCTACCTGCTGTGCGGACTCGCGGCGGCCGGGATCCAGGTGGTGTCGAACCCGGCATCGGCGATTCCCATGGTGGGGGCCTCTGGGGCGATCGGTGGTGTCATGGGCGCCTATGTGCTGCTCTACCCGCGGGTGAGCGTGCACATGCTGCTGATACTCGGGTTCTATGTGACCACGGTTGCCATCCCGGCAATCTGGATGCTCGGTTACTGGTTCCTGGTGCAGGTCATCGGTGGCCTCGGTTCGCTCGGCAGCGGACGCGGTGGCGTCGCATTCTGGGCGCACATAGGCGGGTTCGTCGCCGGCGCGCTGCTGGCGCTGGTTTTCCGCAACCCGGTGCTGCTCGCGCGCCACCCGTATCACGGCTGGCAGCAGCGCGCCGGTACCGCCTATCGTCGGGTTCGCTAG
- a CDS encoding sulfur transferase domain-containing protein, whose amino-acid sequence MRSNRMAASLSLLLAAIPVMAVADQGGAPALRASALGATTPVHAFGHLLLAGQPGEADLALARAHGTHTVVTLRLPDEAVGFDERAAAGRLDLEYHDVPWNGTAEQADAVFTEVRRLLNTTMEPLLLHCRTANRVGAVWIPWRVLDGGVPLETAVAEARTIGLVSPDLEQLARDYVQRAEESR is encoded by the coding sequence ATGCGCAGCAACCGAATGGCCGCCAGCCTGAGCCTCCTGCTCGCAGCGATCCCCGTAATGGCCGTAGCCGACCAGGGTGGCGCGCCCGCATTGCGCGCGAGCGCACTGGGCGCCACCACTCCCGTGCACGCATTTGGACACCTGCTGCTGGCAGGCCAGCCCGGCGAGGCCGATCTCGCGCTCGCCCGCGCGCACGGCACACACACGGTGGTCACGCTGCGCCTGCCCGACGAAGCGGTGGGATTCGACGAACGCGCCGCGGCCGGGCGTCTCGACCTCGAGTATCACGATGTGCCGTGGAACGGCACCGCAGAGCAGGCGGACGCGGTGTTCACCGAAGTGCGCAGACTGCTCAATACGACGATGGAACCGCTACTGCTGCACTGTCGAACCGCCAACCGCGTCGGAGCAGTCTGGATTCCCTGGCGCGTGCTCGATGGCGGCGTCCCGCTGGAGACCGCGGTCGCCGAAGCGAGGACCATTGGGCTGGTGAGCCCGGACCTCGAACAGCTCGCGCGCGACTACGTGCAACGGGCAGAGGAGTCGCGGTAG
- a CDS encoding ABC transporter ATP-binding protein, which yields MLGVDDRLITPTTMKWVKVGLIAGLASVPTTILLYWVLGLAVDAAVEGSNLLRQWFWILTGLVFLKAALAWVFRTGQFRASAEAKINVRDRIYQQVVRLGPGILGKRRTGEIANTATEGVEYLDYYFSVYFVQVWVAIAIPIFLCAAIFWIDWVVGLWMLAGVPLTPLFVGSSARGFRRISKQNEAVKNRNSAQYLDSIQGMTTLKMFNEAVRRGREMEEGNEQQRRTTMKLLLVAQSQFVFLELGFALFSTAVAMGVALYRYSGGFMTPGEAVAVVLLSLEFSRTLLLIGEFFFAGAMGREVAAEVIKFLDEKAPITSSASAHAGRTTGKAVRIELRNVNFTYPGADRPAIENLSMTLEPNETVALIGRSGSGKTTVTNLLLRTLEPQSGEILFDGVPEKELTLEWIREQIALVPQDPFLFFGTIADNLRMAKPDATEAELVAATTAAELYDFIRSTPDGFQTQVGDQGMALSGGQAQRLAIARALLKNAPIVILDEPTSQIDVETETLLNKALARLTANKTVLLIAHRLSTIEQADRIIVMEGGRLAESGTRAELLARGGIYAGMVRTKREMESRPMQTKPAAGIA from the coding sequence ATGCTGGGTGTTGACGACAGGCTGATCACGCCGACGACCATGAAATGGGTCAAGGTGGGCCTCATTGCGGGACTGGCGTCCGTTCCCACCACGATTCTTCTTTACTGGGTGCTCGGCCTGGCCGTCGATGCTGCCGTCGAGGGCAGCAACCTGTTGCGCCAGTGGTTCTGGATCCTCACCGGTCTCGTGTTCCTGAAGGCAGCGCTCGCGTGGGTGTTCCGCACCGGGCAGTTTCGCGCCTCCGCGGAGGCCAAGATCAACGTGCGCGACCGGATCTACCAGCAGGTCGTGCGCCTCGGTCCCGGAATCCTCGGCAAGCGGCGAACCGGCGAGATCGCCAACACGGCCACCGAGGGCGTCGAGTACCTCGATTACTACTTCAGCGTGTATTTCGTGCAGGTCTGGGTGGCGATCGCGATCCCGATCTTCCTCTGCGCGGCGATCTTCTGGATCGACTGGGTGGTGGGCCTGTGGATGCTGGCGGGCGTGCCGCTGACGCCGCTGTTCGTCGGCTCTTCCGCGCGCGGGTTCCGCCGCATCAGCAAGCAGAACGAAGCGGTAAAGAACCGCAACAGCGCGCAGTACCTGGATTCGATCCAGGGCATGACGACGCTGAAGATGTTCAACGAGGCCGTACGCCGCGGCCGAGAAATGGAGGAGGGCAACGAACAGCAGCGGCGCACGACGATGAAGCTCCTGCTGGTCGCGCAGAGCCAGTTCGTCTTTCTCGAGCTCGGCTTCGCGTTGTTCTCCACCGCCGTGGCGATGGGCGTCGCCCTGTACCGCTACAGCGGTGGCTTCATGACGCCGGGCGAGGCAGTGGCGGTTGTGTTGCTCAGCCTGGAGTTCAGCCGCACGCTGCTCCTGATCGGCGAGTTCTTCTTCGCCGGTGCCATGGGCCGCGAGGTAGCCGCCGAGGTGATCAAGTTCCTCGACGAGAAGGCGCCGATCACCAGTTCCGCCAGCGCGCACGCGGGCAGGACCACCGGCAAGGCCGTCCGCATCGAGCTTCGCAACGTGAACTTCACCTATCCGGGCGCCGATCGGCCGGCCATCGAGAACCTCAGCATGACGCTCGAGCCGAACGAGACGGTGGCGCTGATTGGACGCAGCGGTTCGGGCAAGACCACGGTCACCAACCTGCTCCTGCGCACGCTGGAGCCGCAGTCCGGCGAGATCCTGTTCGACGGCGTGCCCGAAAAAGAGCTGACGCTGGAGTGGATACGCGAGCAGATTGCGCTCGTGCCGCAGGATCCGTTCCTGTTCTTCGGCACGATCGCGGACAACCTGCGCATGGCCAAGCCCGACGCGACCGAGGCGGAACTGGTCGCGGCCACCACGGCGGCGGAACTCTACGACTTCATCCGGTCCACGCCGGACGGGTTCCAGACCCAGGTGGGCGACCAGGGCATGGCGCTCTCCGGCGGGCAGGCCCAGCGGCTCGCGATTGCCCGCGCGCTGCTGAAGAACGCCCCGATCGTGATCCTCGACGAACCGACATCGCAGATCGACGTCGAGACGGAGACCCTGCTGAACAAGGCACTGGCGCGGCTGACCGCGAACAAGACGGTGCTGCTCATCGCCCATCGCCTGAGCACGATCGAGCAGGCCGACCGGATCATCGTCATGGAGGGTGGGCGGCTGGCCGAGAGCGGCACCCGCGCCGAATTGCTCGCGCGCGGCGGCATCTACGCGGGTATGGTCCGCACCAAGCGCGAGATGGAGTCGCGGCCGATGCAGACCAAGCCGGCTGCCGGCATCGCCTGA